TCTAACGTGAATTGGATATAATAAAATTAACCTCAAATTTTCTTTAGATTTCAAGAATAGAAAGGATGATTTTATGAACCTTGCAAAAATTTCTTCAAACGGTCAGATCACAGTTCCGGTTGAAATTCGCCGTCTGCTCGGTCTGAAATCTGGTGATAAAATTCTGTTTCTGCAGAAGCCAAATGGTGAAATTGTAGTCTGCAATGCTTCCGCCCAGGCAATACGCAAAGCACAGGCTGCCTTTTCCGGTGTCGCTGAGGAAATGGGTGTTTATAATGAAGATGATATTCAGGCACTTGTGGATGAAATACGGTACGGAAAGGAAAGATAATCGTGCGGATTCTGATTGATACAAACATCCTTTTTTCTGCATTGCTCTTTCCACGGTCAAAGCCCGCAAAGGCTCTGCTCTATATTGCCCAGAACCATGAAATGGTTCTTTGT
This is a stretch of genomic DNA from Marvinbryantia formatexigens DSM 14469. It encodes these proteins:
- a CDS encoding AbrB/MazE/SpoVT family DNA-binding domain-containing protein, which produces MNLAKISSNGQITVPVEIRRLLGLKSGDKILFLQKPNGEIVVCNASAQAIRKAQAAFSGVAEEMGVYNEDDIQALVDEIRYGKER